Proteins encoded together in one Miscanthus floridulus cultivar M001 chromosome 16, ASM1932011v1, whole genome shotgun sequence window:
- the LOC136510647 gene encoding protein PXR1-like, which translates to MLRMLIIRGGLKELTLNQVLGDVMTQETYYVEREGVDKDEKKEDEDKKKKKKSVAFKTNSSSKNKSKSKKQSSDDEDASDIDDEAMALLVRKIDCPYNSDNDEDEKKKPKKEMKEKKEKKEKKKTFTKKKKGSGYVVT; encoded by the exons ATGTTGAGgatgctcatcataagaggaggattgaaggagcttacccttaaccaagtactaggtgatgtcatgacacaagagacatactatGTAGAAAGGGAGGGAGTcgacaaggatgagaagaaggaagatgaagacaagaagaagaagaagaagagtgtagcattcaagactaactcatcatccaagaataagagCAAGTCCAAGaaacaatcaagtgatgatgaagatgctagtgacattgatgatgaagctatggctctccttGTGCGCAAGATAG attgtccctacaatagtgacaatgatgaggatgagaagaagaagcctaAGAAGGagatgaaggaaaagaaggagaagaaggagaagaaaaagactttcacaaagaagaagaaaggaagtggctatgtagtcacttga